The segment GACCCGGTATGGCACGGTGCAGGTCCAGGCCGTGATATCCGGCGGCAAGATCACCGACGTCGTGCCGCTGCAGCTTACCGACGTCGGGTCCCTGTCCGGCGAAATCGACCAGCAGGCCGTGCCGATGCTCAAATCCGAGGTGCTATCGAGCCAATCATCCAATGTGGACACAGTGGGAGGTGCAACCTACACGAGCGAGGGCTACCTTAGCTCGTTGCAGGCCGCACTCGACGCAGCGAACTTCAAGCGATAGCAGGCGCGCCCTCTGAGCGATCCTTACGGGAACCGGTCACGTGCTCGGTTGAGAAGATAAGCATGCTGATGGTTTTTGTGTAGAATGGCTGCCGGTTTACGTCGTAGAGCGATGGGCCGCCTCGGCCAACCCGGATACAGGACAGGAGTCTGCGTCATGAACGACGTTCATGGGTCAATTAGCGTCAACGTTCCGGTTCGCCTGGCTTATGAACAGTGGATACGGTTTGAGGAATTCCCGCTTTTCATGAGCGGGGTAGAGTCCGTGACAAGGGTCGATAACGTTCGTCTCCGGTTCAAAACGGTTGTCGGCGGGGCGCCCCACGAATACGATGCGTGGATCATCGCCCGCGAAGCGGAGTCATGGGATTGGCCCGCGCGCGAGGCCGGGGCGCGCTAAGCCTCTCGCCGTCGACGATTTCTTCTTCTTCCTGCTTCTCGAGTTTCTCGCTGCGCTTGGTTCCGCGGGGTGGGAGCTGGATGGTTTCTTCGGCGTCGATTCCTGCCTGCAATTCCCGCCCGCGTTCCATTTCGGCGTCGAACTCTGCGCCGAACAGGAGGGACATGTTCAATATCCATAACCACAGGAGCATCACGATGGCGCCGCCTATTGCACCGTAGGTCTTGTTGTAGTTGCTGAAGTTGGCCACGTAGAAGCCGAAGCCCAGCGATGCCAGGATGAATGCCAGCAAAGCGATGAAGGAGCCGATGCTCATCCAACGGAACCGCGGCTGCTTTACGTTAGGGGTGGCGTAATACAGGACCGCGATGATCAAGACCACCAGCAGGATGACGACGGGCCATTTCACGATGCTCCACACCGTCAGGAGGTCTCCGCCAAGGTTGACTGCCCTGCCCGCGGCGTCAGCCACGGGTCCGCTGAGCACGAGCATGCCGGCGATCACGGCCACGAGCATCACCGCGAACACGGTGACACCGAGCATGGTTGCCCGGAGTTTGATGAACCCGCGCCCTTCGTCCACTTCGTATACGCGGTTCATGGCCCTGCTGAAGGCTCCCACGTATCCGGACGCAGACCACAGGGCAGCGACGAGACCGAGTATCAGCGCGAAGCCGGCTGATGTCGAGGTGGTGAGCTCTTCAATGGGCTGGCGGATGGTGTCGATGGTGGATCCCGGGGCGATGCCTTGGATGAGGTCCAGGAGGGCGGACGTGCTCTTTCCTGCCTGCCCGAAAATACCGAGCAGGGAGACGAGCGCAAGCAAGGCAGGGAAAAGGGAAAGCACCGCGTAGTAGGTCAGCCCCGCGGCGGCATCCGGGCACTGATCCTTGCCGAACTCTCGGAAGGTCCTCTTGACTATGTAGGTCCAGGTTGGCTTGGCGATGTCGGTGGGTCTGTCCGGTTTTCGGCCATCATCCGCATCCGGGGCTGTTGCTGCCTTGGCCTTGCTGCTTTCGCTGGGATTTTTCGTCGTCATGGATGTCCCTCATTCCAAAGCGGGCTGGAGGCGTGCTGTCCTTCTAGAAGTGTTAGCCGGACAGCACGCCTCCGTCTGGATCAGGCGGGCTGGATCCTGTCCTTGGCCGCTGTGGTGCTGTCCGTTACGTCAGAGACGGCCGTCTGGGATTCTTCTTTGACGTTTTCGACTGCCCCAGAGGCCGCAGACTTCACGTTCTCCAGCGCTTCCTGGGCTGGCTCCTGGAGATCCTGGGCCACGTCCTGAGCTGCAGCGGCAAGTTCGGTGGTCAGGGGTTCGGCCGCTTCCTTCAGGGCCGCGGCTGCCTCCTTTTCCTTCTCACTTGCCGGGATCAGGGAAGCCACCAGGAGCCCGGCCCCGAAGGCGATCAGCCCGGCAGCCAACGGGTTGCCTTGCGTTTTGCCGGCCAGACGGTGGGGCACGTCGCCGATCGCCGCACCGGCGTCGTCGATCGCTGATCGTCCGCCATCTGCCAGCTCATCAGCCGTGCCCATGACGTTCTCCTTCACGCCGAAGACGGCATCCTTGACTTTTTCGGTTTGGCGTCGGACAACGTGCGATGGCGTCACCTTATCCGCCACTGCGTCTACGTTGGTGCCAAGGCGCCGCCGGGTTTCCTCGATCTCGGAACGGATATCATCCGGATTTTCACTCATCGTTGCTCCTCGCGTGGTTTGAGTGTTTCTGGGATTTCCTGGATTGTTTCGGCCGTCTGGGGCATGCCTTTGACGGCTTTGAGTTCCTTGCGGCCTATCGATGCCATGGCTGCCGCCACGATCGCCCAGAGAACGGCCACGACGACGGCGGACCAGCCCAAGCCCATCAGCTCGCCCAGTGCGTACCAAAGGGCGAGGGAGAGGAAGAGGAGGACGAAATGCCCGGCAACACCGGCGCCTGCCAGCATTCCGGCGCCCTTGCCGGCCTGCGCCGTGGACTGCTTCAGTTCAGCTTTGGCCAGCTCCACTTCCTGGCGCATCAGCGTGGAAATATCCCGCGTGACCTCGCCCAGAAGGTCTCCCAACGATGTCGATTCCGCTTTGGCTTGTGCGGGCGTCGGCGGGATTTGGCTCTCGGTCATCGCGACTCACCGCTGGTGGGGTCGACGTCTGGCCAGGGATCGGCTTCCGGCTCGGTCACCGGTGTGGGCTGAGGCAGGGTGCCCGGCGCGCCGGTGTTCGAGTATCCAGCAGTCGTAGTGGTTGGGCCGGGGAGCTGGACCGGGGGAGGGGGCACTGTCATCCCTGGCCCGGGGACGAAAGGCCGGGCTTCGTCGTGGGCTGGCTGGATCGGGGCACGCCCGGTGGCCGTTCCTCGTGAGGAGCCGTCAGCGCCGGCGCTCAGTCCGCGGCTCAAGCGGCCGGCCAGGACGCCTGCTCCGGCGGCCAAGAGAAGAAACGCCCCGGGACGCTGCCGCGCGAAAGTCTTCACTTCGTCCAGAAGGGACCCGGGATCCCGGTCCTCGAGCCACGTTGCCACGGATGAAGACTGTTCGGCGGCTTGCCGCACCAAATCCGTTGCGACGCCGGGTTGCTCCGAGGCGGTGGCCATGGATTGCAGTTCCTCCGAGATGGATCGAAGGCCTGCGGCGACTTTTTGCTGCTGCTTTCCGGCCTGGTCCGTGAGGTCCAGCCTGGCCTGGTCCAGCAGGTCCCTTGCGCTCGAGTTCACTTCAGAGGCAACGTTCGCGACTTCGGATTTCGCGGTTTCGACGACGTTCTTCGCAGAGTCCCCGGCCTGCGCGGCCACGTTCCCTGCTTCGTCCTTGATGGTTTCCGTCGTCGGCATGCCGCTGTTCTGAGTAGGCTGCGGGGGAACTTGCGTACCCGCTGGTTGCTCGGTGGCCGGCGGGGGCGTGTAATTCCCGTCCCATTGGTTCTCTGTCATCTTCGCTCTCTTTCCAAGAAGGTCCGCTGCGGATCAAGAACCAGAAATACTGGCAGTTAAGATAGTAAGCATGCTTACCATCTGGGCGGAACCCCCAACCGGACGATACTTCCTGTGGCGACTATCCCGACGCGTTGTCGGTGGGTGCGCCTGGGGTTGTCCGGCCGCGGGGCTCCCGGCCACGGCCATGACGCGACTCCGGGGGACGCATCCGTGGACGGTCCTGACCGCCCGGCCCCTAGGGCGCGGCAGAATATGGTAAGTGTACTTACTGAAATGACTGCCCGACGATAAGCACCCTATGTTGCCATTATCACCACGCGTACTATCAGGACAGGGCACTTTGGCGAAGTGGGAGCCTGGTTTGTCCCGCCTCTTGAGTGGCCCGATCTCACGACAAATAGTCCATTAGGCCAATGGCTCTATCACCGTAATCTGGAGGTTGACGTGACAACTGCAATTATTGGAATCGGCAACATCGGGTCCAGTGTCGCCCGCCATCTTGTTCAGGGCGGCGAGCCGGTCGTCTTGGCGGCCCGCGATCAATCCCATGCCGAATCGTTGGCCGCTGAGCTGGGTGAGTTGGCAAATTCGGCGAGTGTCGCCGATGCCGTGTCACAAGCGGACGCCGTCTTGATGGCCGTGTGGCTGGACACTGAGAAGGAACTTATCTCCCAATTGTCCGAGGCGCTGGTCGGCAAGGTGGTAATCGACCCGACCAACCCGATCGGGCCTGATGGCCGCGGCGGATATACCACGACGCTGCCGGAGGGCCAATCGTCAGCCTCGATCGTGGCAAGTCTGCTCCCTGACGGCGTGCATTTCGTGAAGGCCTTCGGCACATTGGGTGCCGACGCGCTGGGTTCGGCAGCCAACCGGCCATCCGGGCGGGCAGTTCTGTTTTACGCAACCGACGACGACGCGGCGGCCGCAACGGTGGAGAGGCTCATTAGTGCCGCGGGATTTGATCCGGTCAAGGCCGGAGGAATCGAGGCGGCCGGCAGGCTCGAGCTGATGCGAGGCGACCTTCACCAGAATGGCGGGCTTGGGGGAAGGCTTTTGACCGCCGACGAGGCGCGTGCCGCCCTCTAGGGCCGGTCGTGACTAGACGAAAACGGACAGCAGCAGTGTAAATCCGAATCCCACGACCGAAATTATGGTTTCCATGACCGACCAGGTCTTGATTGTTTGCCCAACTGTCAGCCCGAAGTATTCCTTGACCAGCCAGAAGCCGGCGTCGTTGACATGGGAGAAGAACAGCGATCCGGCACCGATGGCGAGTACAACCAGCGCTAGCTGAGCCGGCGACAATCCGATTGCGAGGGGTGCGATGATGCCGGCGGCCGTCACCGTAGCAACAGTCGCCGAGCCGGTGGCGAGGCGAATCAGCACGGCGATGATCCACCCCAGCACCAGGGCAGACAGACTGGCAGCTACCGCGATCTTGGCGATCGCGGTTCCGGTACCGCCGTCGACGAGTACTTGCTTGAAGCCGCCGCCCGCGCCGACGATGAGCATGACTCCGACAATCGGCAACAGGCTCTCGCCGATCTTCTTCGTCAGGGTGGAGGCGGAGAAACCCACCCTCGTACCGAAAGTCACCATTGCCAGAAGCACCGCCACGAGCAGCGCAAAGACCGGATCACCGATGAAGTCCAGCAAGGGCCGGAGCGCGGCGCTCTTGTCCATCCAAATGTCTGCCCCGGCTTTGATCAGCATGAGCACCAGCGGCGACAGCAGGGTCACCAGGGTCCAGGCGAAGGACGGGCTGCGGGTGGCTTGCGGATCCTGTGCCTTACCAGCGGGCGCGTCGCCGCGCGAACTGGCGGCTTTTGCGCCAGGGCCTTGCGAGCTGTCCGGATGGGTGGTCTCGCCGGCTCCGACGGTGACGGCCAGGCCAGCGCCTGCGGCTCCGATCGGCACGATCCGTGCGGCGAGACGGCCAAAGAGGGGACCTGCGATGATGACGGTTGGAATCGCTATAAGCAGGCCAAAGGCAAGAGTCACACCGACATTGGCGTGCAGGATGCCGATTGCGGCCAACGGGCCAGGGTGCGGTGGGATGAACCCATGGAGCACCGACAAGCCGGCCAGGGCCGGAATCCCAAGACGCATCGCCGGGCCCTTGGAACGGTGCACGGCGAGCATCACGACAGGTATGAGTAGCACGAGCCCGATCTCGAAAAACATGGGGATGCCGATGATGCCGGCGATGAGCGCCATCTTCCACGGCAGCGTTGCGGGCCGGCCATGGAGAAGCGTGTCCACGATCTTGTCCGCACCGCCGGAATCCGCCAACAGTTTGCCCAGCATCGCTCCCAATGCGATGAGCACGCCGACGTAGCCCAGTACGCCGCCCACGCCGTTTTCGTAGGACGTGGTCACCTTGTCCAAGGCGATACCCGACGCAATGCCGACGAAGAGGGCGCCGATGCTCAAGGCCAGGAAAGCATGCATCTTTGCCCAGACGATCAGCAAGACGACTATCGCGATGCCGATGGCCGCCACCACAAGTACTTGGGTGTCGTGGCCGGTCCACGGTTGATGCATCGCGTCGGTGGTGGCGTCGGTGGCGACCCCTGCGAAGGGCCTGTTGAGGATGGAGATTCCGTTCATGGTTCTCGTCCTGTTCCGCTCGGCCGCAGGCCGAACTTGTCCATGATTTGCTGGGCAATCACCGCTGGACCCGGACCAACGTCGATCCGGATTCCCGGCTCACCCGGGGACAGTTCCTCAAGGTCCGCGAACTGACTCCCCAACATACTGGCGGGCATGAAATGGCCGTGCCGTTCGGCCAGCCGTGCGCTGATAGTCTCGGGCGTCCCGGACAGAAAAACGAAGACGACACCTGAACCCCGGCGATTAATGATGTTTCTGTAAGACCGTTTGAGCGCCGAACAAGTAATGACGCCGTTTTCCCCATGATCCAGCCTCCGGTCGACCCACTCGGCAACCTTCTCCAGCCAGGGATATCTGTCCTCATCCGTGAGCGGATGTCCCGCTGCCATCTTGTCGATGTTTGTTTGGGGATGCAAGGCATCGCCTTCTTCGAAGGCCCAGCCAAGCCGGCCCGCAAGGAGGGCGGCAACTGTGGACTTGCCGGAACCGGAAACGCCCATGACAACCAGCACAACCGGTTCGTCCAGAAGGGGCGCCGCCAAGTCCATGGGGTCCATGGAGCCCATCTTGGCAGCACCTGGACCTCAGTGCCATAGCGAAGCGCAGCGGATTTCCCCGCCGAGACGGAGGGGGCACCGGCCTGACGGCGCTTATTCGGGGCGCTGTTCGATCTCGGACAGGAGCGGCAATTCTCGAACGGCACCGGAGGCGGCAATCCAGCAAGCTGAAATCACGACGCCGGAGCTCGCAACGGCGAGTACGGCGCGCCGCTCGCGAAACAAACCAGGCGTCCCGTTTTGAGTCCCGTCGACGCACCTCCACATGTTGCCAATATTTGGCAATCGGTTGTCAAGCCGGCGCCTAGCTGACTAGACTCAAGGCGAACGCATGCCCGCGAACTGCCACTTGGCGCCATATGCCGCCCTGCGGGCGAACGGATCCAAAGGAGATTTCCGTGACTGAAACCAGTGCCGTGTGGAGCCTGTCCGGTTTCGGCGACGAAATCGATCCCGATCCCGCGGTCCAGGCCTCCGTACTGCAAGCCCTCGGTGCCAGCCATATCGAAGTGCGCAGCGCGTGGGGCACCAATGTCTCTGAACTCGAGCCGGAAGAGGTCGAGCGGCTCAAGGCGATCCTGGACGAGAAGGGCCTGAAGGTTTCCGCGGTCGCGAGCCCCATCGGCAAGATTGACGTCAGCGTTCCCGTGGAACACGAGCTCGCCCGGATGCGCCAGATCATTTCGGTGGCCAAGGGCCTCGATACTAAATACATCCGCATCTTCTCCTTCTACCGGGCTGAAGGGCAGAGCCACGAGGACATCCGCGACTCAGTCATGGAGCGCCTGACCGCACTCACGAACGAGGCGGCCGCGTCCGGCGTCGTCCTCCTGCACGAAAACGAAAAGGGCATCTACGGCGACACGCCCGAGCGAGTCCTGGACATCATGGAGACCGTCGATTCACCCGCGCTGCGCGTTGCCTGGGACAGCGCCAACTTTGTCCAGGTGGGCGTCAAGCCGCACACGGAGGCTTATGCCGTACTGCGCCCTTACCTGGAGTACTTCCAGATCAAGGATGCAGTCGCCGGGACGGGTCAAGTAGTGCCTGCCGGTGAAGGCGACGGCGAACTGGACGCCACCATCGCCGCGCTCAAGGTCGATGGCTTTGCCGGCTTCGCATCTCTGGAACCGCACCTCGCAAGCACCCACGAACTGGGTGGATTCTCCGGACCCGTAGCCTTCGGCGCTGCGGCGCGCGCCTTTGCGGCACTCGCAGCTAAGAACGGTGTTGCCCTCGCCTGAGGGCCTGTAGGTTCAAAGGAAAACATCTTTCGAGGGAGAAGAATGCCTACAGCAGCAGTCATCGGTTGCGGCGATGTATCGAGCGTGCACTTCGGTGCAATCGCCAAGATGGACGACGTTGAACTCGCGGCAGTCTGCGATACCGACGCCGGACGCCTCCAGGCGGCAACGGCCGCCCATGGCGTGGCGGGGTACGCGGACTACCTGGAGATGCTCGATGCGGTGAGGCCCGACGTCGTGCATATCTGCACACCGCACCACCTGCATGCCTCGCTGGCTGCGGACTGCCTTGAACGCGGCGTCAGCGTGATTGTCGAGAAGCCGCTCGCCCACACTCTTGAAGAGGGGCGCCGGCTGGTCGAGGCGGCCGAACGGAGCACGGCGAAGATCGCCGTATGTTTCCAGAACCGCTACAACGCGACGTCGCAGGCCATGCGGAGACTGCTCGACGACGGCGGGCTGGGTCAGGTTCTGGGCGCCTCGGCAACCGTGATGTGGCACCGCACGGCCGAGTACTACCGGGACAGGCCGTGGCGCGGGACCTGGGCTGAGGGAGGCGGCGGCCTGATGATGAACCAGGCCATCCACACGGTGGACCTGCTCCAGTGGCTGGTAGGTGACGTGACCAAAGTGGAGGGCCACGCCTCCACCCGTTCGCTGGGCGGAGTGATCGAGGTGGAGGATACGGCGGAATTCATCGCCGGCCACGCCAATGGTGCCACCAGCGTCTTCTATGCCACCCTGGCCAACGCTACTAACGCACCGG is part of the Arthrobacter ramosus genome and harbors:
- a CDS encoding NADPH-dependent F420 reductase, which codes for MTTAIIGIGNIGSSVARHLVQGGEPVVLAARDQSHAESLAAELGELANSASVADAVSQADAVLMAVWLDTEKELISQLSEALVGKVVIDPTNPIGPDGRGGYTTTLPEGQSSASIVASLLPDGVHFVKAFGTLGADALGSAANRPSGRAVLFYATDDDAAAATVERLISAAGFDPVKAGGIEAAGRLELMRGDLHQNGGLGGRLLTADEARAAL
- a CDS encoding gluconate:H+ symporter translates to MNGISILNRPFAGVATDATTDAMHQPWTGHDTQVLVVAAIGIAIVVLLIVWAKMHAFLALSIGALFVGIASGIALDKVTTSYENGVGGVLGYVGVLIALGAMLGKLLADSGGADKIVDTLLHGRPATLPWKMALIAGIIGIPMFFEIGLVLLIPVVMLAVHRSKGPAMRLGIPALAGLSVLHGFIPPHPGPLAAIGILHANVGVTLAFGLLIAIPTVIIAGPLFGRLAARIVPIGAAGAGLAVTVGAGETTHPDSSQGPGAKAASSRGDAPAGKAQDPQATRSPSFAWTLVTLLSPLVLMLIKAGADIWMDKSAALRPLLDFIGDPVFALLVAVLLAMVTFGTRVGFSASTLTKKIGESLLPIVGVMLIVGAGGGFKQVLVDGGTGTAIAKIAVAASLSALVLGWIIAVLIRLATGSATVATVTAAGIIAPLAIGLSPAQLALVVLAIGAGSLFFSHVNDAGFWLVKEYFGLTVGQTIKTWSVMETIISVVGFGFTLLLSVFV
- a CDS encoding FMN-binding protein, giving the protein MRARSAILAGLASAAVLVIGWHAGNQADSVSGGTTTKAANPPSGAGTLSGPNSPTAAGTSAGPPGPAAPGAKDGTFDGSQIQTRYGTVQVQAVISGGKITDVVPLQLTDVGSLSGEIDQQAVPMLKSEVLSSQSSNVDTVGGATYTSEGYLSSLQAALDAANFKR
- a CDS encoding phage holin family protein; this translates as MTESQIPPTPAQAKAESTSLGDLLGEVTRDISTLMRQEVELAKAELKQSTAQAGKGAGMLAGAGVAGHFVLLFLSLALWYALGELMGLGWSAVVVAVLWAIVAAAMASIGRKELKAVKGMPQTAETIQEIPETLKPREEQR
- a CDS encoding DUF3618 domain-containing protein; its protein translation is MSENPDDIRSEIEETRRRLGTNVDAVADKVTPSHVVRRQTEKVKDAVFGVKENVMGTADELADGGRSAIDDAGAAIGDVPHRLAGKTQGNPLAAGLIAFGAGLLVASLIPASEKEKEAAAALKEAAEPLTTELAAAAQDVAQDLQEPAQEALENVKSAASGAVENVKEESQTAVSDVTDSTTAAKDRIQPA
- a CDS encoding Gfo/Idh/MocA family protein; its protein translation is MPTAAVIGCGDVSSVHFGAIAKMDDVELAAVCDTDAGRLQAATAAHGVAGYADYLEMLDAVRPDVVHICTPHHLHASLAADCLERGVSVIVEKPLAHTLEEGRRLVEAAERSTAKIAVCFQNRYNATSQAMRRLLDDGGLGQVLGASATVMWHRTAEYYRDRPWRGTWAEGGGGLMMNQAIHTVDLLQWLVGDVTKVEGHASTRSLGGVIEVEDTAEFIAGHANGATSVFYATLANATNAPVTLDIVTEKATLSLRGDLIVSYADGAVETIPERALESGGRAYWGVSHELLIKDFYAKLGEPDPFWISPAEAEKSLRIVKDIYAQSYPEISGQVG
- a CDS encoding YihY/virulence factor BrkB family protein, translating into MTTKNPSESSKAKAATAPDADDGRKPDRPTDIAKPTWTYIVKRTFREFGKDQCPDAAAGLTYYAVLSLFPALLALVSLLGIFGQAGKSTSALLDLIQGIAPGSTIDTIRQPIEELTTSTSAGFALILGLVAALWSASGYVGAFSRAMNRVYEVDEGRGFIKLRATMLGVTVFAVMLVAVIAGMLVLSGPVADAAGRAVNLGGDLLTVWSIVKWPVVILLVVLIIAVLYYATPNVKQPRFRWMSIGSFIALLAFILASLGFGFYVANFSNYNKTYGAIGGAIVMLLWLWILNMSLLFGAEFDAEMERGRELQAGIDAEETIQLPPRGTKRSEKLEKQEEEEIVDGERLSAPRPRARANPMTPLRGR
- a CDS encoding SRPBCC family protein; this translates as MNDVHGSISVNVPVRLAYEQWIRFEEFPLFMSGVESVTRVDNVRLRFKTVVGGAPHEYDAWIIAREAESWDWPAREAGAR
- a CDS encoding gluconokinase: MDPMDLAAPLLDEPVVLVVMGVSGSGKSTVAALLAGRLGWAFEEGDALHPQTNIDKMAAGHPLTDEDRYPWLEKVAEWVDRRLDHGENGVITCSALKRSYRNIINRRGSGVVFVFLSGTPETISARLAERHGHFMPASMLGSQFADLEELSPGEPGIRIDVGPGPAVIAQQIMDKFGLRPSGTGREP
- a CDS encoding sugar phosphate isomerase/epimerase family protein, whose protein sequence is MPPCGRTDPKEISVTETSAVWSLSGFGDEIDPDPAVQASVLQALGASHIEVRSAWGTNVSELEPEEVERLKAILDEKGLKVSAVASPIGKIDVSVPVEHELARMRQIISVAKGLDTKYIRIFSFYRAEGQSHEDIRDSVMERLTALTNEAAASGVVLLHENEKGIYGDTPERVLDIMETVDSPALRVAWDSANFVQVGVKPHTEAYAVLRPYLEYFQIKDAVAGTGQVVPAGEGDGELDATIAALKVDGFAGFASLEPHLASTHELGGFSGPVAFGAAARAFAALAAKNGVALA